The following are from one region of the Luteimonas sp. MC1572 genome:
- a CDS encoding EAL domain-containing protein, with translation MTATSLPGTHALLSDNDGNAQVLAALDSACRDLSLPAHTREMLCHARDALQAASVDAEVARLRYHALFDAVPDPVSIIDEHGIVLDLNKAGMAAYRRPREEIVGQPIHVLNPDLPEDHMAPVWDAVDRGESFVIEVSNMRADGTRFPVEVHSAGFLHDGRKCVVAVARDLSRRREAEVRYRELMEVIDKGIVIQTADGSLVYANSAALRMIGVPGHVPGHPNQRTPRPASEWMVVREDGSEMPAEEYPAMRAIREGRLIGSTLLGLYHRPQRKLRWLSVTSVPQYAAGSDRPHQALSMFSDVTALKRDSALFHRVQTLARIGGWEWDRAAARLYLTDVAAGILAQAQLPASIDDMIACLAHDDRARFRRAVDATILEGHGFDLELQGSRADGHAFWVRVIGEAEPGDPGASRITGTLQDITAHKQGQETLRVQARTDPLTGLLNRDAILGELAARMADATLSRVAVLYIDLDRFKMVNDVLGHSAGDALLVTAAQRLRRAVGTEGLIARFGGDEFLVACSTADDPDSPERLADAILDAFAIGFGVEKEEFAVTASIGIARAPDDGESPHALIQSADTAMYASKRRVRNGRQVFTPAMAQSQRDRLRFETQLRHAADNDEFHLVYQPQVDLVSGRIVAAEALIRWRNERLGEMRPDHFISQAESTGDIVRIGLWVLRMACRQVAEWRDAGHGIVRVAVNVSYRQFLGDDLAANVRALLDEYALPGAALELEFTERVLIEDAPETMNTFAQLRAMDVALAIDDFGEGYSALNYLRRLPIQGLKLSQLFVAGVPGNASDVAVCQAVAGIAHSLGLGLVAEGVENEEQRAFLLALGVPVGQGFLFSPGLPADQFALSLGAPGTR, from the coding sequence ATGACCGCGACGAGCCTGCCTGGAACCCACGCGCTGCTGTCGGACAACGACGGCAACGCGCAGGTCCTCGCAGCGCTCGACTCCGCCTGCCGCGACCTCTCGTTGCCTGCCCACACCCGCGAGATGCTCTGCCACGCGCGCGATGCGCTGCAGGCGGCCAGCGTGGACGCCGAGGTCGCGCGCCTGCGCTACCACGCGCTGTTCGACGCCGTACCCGACCCGGTCAGCATCATCGACGAGCATGGCATCGTGCTCGACCTCAACAAGGCCGGCATGGCGGCCTACCGGCGGCCGCGCGAGGAGATCGTCGGCCAGCCGATCCACGTGCTCAACCCGGACCTGCCCGAGGACCACATGGCGCCGGTGTGGGACGCCGTGGACCGCGGCGAGAGCTTCGTGATCGAAGTGAGCAACATGCGCGCCGACGGCACGCGGTTCCCGGTGGAAGTGCATTCGGCCGGCTTCCTGCACGACGGCCGGAAGTGCGTGGTGGCGGTGGCCCGCGACCTCAGCCGCCGGCGCGAAGCCGAGGTGCGCTACCGCGAGCTGATGGAGGTGATCGACAAGGGCATCGTGATCCAGACAGCGGATGGCAGCCTGGTGTACGCGAACTCCGCCGCGCTGCGCATGATCGGCGTACCGGGCCACGTGCCGGGCCACCCGAACCAGCGCACGCCGCGCCCGGCGAGCGAGTGGATGGTGGTGCGCGAGGACGGCAGCGAAATGCCGGCCGAGGAGTATCCCGCCATGCGCGCCATCCGCGAAGGCCGCCTGATCGGCAGCACCCTGCTTGGCCTCTACCACCGCCCGCAGCGAAAGCTGCGCTGGCTGTCGGTGACTTCGGTGCCGCAGTACGCCGCCGGCAGCGACCGGCCGCACCAGGCGCTGTCGATGTTCTCCGACGTCACCGCGCTCAAGCGCGACAGCGCGCTGTTCCATCGCGTGCAGACCCTGGCGCGCATCGGTGGCTGGGAATGGGACCGCGCCGCAGCACGGCTGTACCTCACCGATGTCGCCGCCGGGATCCTGGCGCAGGCGCAGTTGCCGGCGTCGATCGACGACATGATCGCCTGCCTCGCCCACGACGACCGCGCGCGCTTCCGGCGTGCGGTGGACGCGACGATCCTCGAAGGCCACGGTTTCGACCTCGAGCTGCAAGGCTCGCGCGCCGACGGCCACGCATTCTGGGTGCGCGTGATCGGCGAGGCCGAACCCGGCGACCCGGGCGCCAGCCGCATCACCGGCACCCTGCAGGACATCACCGCGCACAAGCAGGGCCAGGAAACACTGCGCGTGCAGGCGCGCACCGATCCGCTCACCGGCCTGCTCAACCGCGACGCGATCCTGGGCGAGCTGGCCGCGCGCATGGCCGATGCCACGCTGTCGCGGGTGGCGGTGCTGTACATCGACCTCGACCGTTTCAAGATGGTCAACGACGTGCTGGGCCATTCCGCCGGCGACGCCCTGCTGGTGACCGCCGCGCAGCGCCTGCGCCGGGCCGTGGGCACCGAGGGCCTGATTGCGCGCTTCGGCGGCGACGAGTTCCTGGTGGCCTGCTCCACCGCCGACGATCCGGACAGCCCCGAGCGGCTGGCGGACGCGATCCTCGACGCCTTCGCCATCGGCTTTGGCGTGGAGAAGGAGGAGTTCGCGGTCACCGCGAGCATCGGCATCGCGCGCGCGCCCGATGACGGCGAGAGCCCGCACGCGCTGATCCAGAGCGCCGACACCGCGATGTACGCGAGCAAGCGGCGGGTGCGCAACGGCCGGCAGGTGTTCACCCCGGCCATGGCGCAGTCGCAGCGCGACCGCCTGCGCTTCGAAACCCAGCTGCGCCACGCCGCCGACAACGACGAGTTCCACCTTGTCTACCAGCCGCAGGTGGACCTCGTCAGCGGCCGCATCGTCGCCGCAGAGGCGCTGATCCGCTGGCGCAACGAGCGCCTGGGCGAAATGCGGCCCGACCACTTCATCAGCCAGGCCGAAAGCACCGGCGACATCGTGCGCATCGGGCTCTGGGTGCTGCGCATGGCCTGCCGCCAGGTCGCGGAATGGCGCGACGCCGGGCACGGCATCGTGCGGGTGGCGGTCAACGTGTCCTACCGGCAGTTCCTGGGCGACGACCTTGCCGCCAACGTGCGCGCGCTGCTCGACGAATACGCCCTGCCCGGCGCGGCGCTGGAGCTGGAATTCACCGAGCGCGTGCTGATCGAGGACGCACCCGAGACGATGAACACCTTCGCCCAGCTGCGCGCGATGGACGTCGCGCTGGCGATCGACGACTTCGGCGAGGGCTACAGCGCGCTCAACTACCTGCGCCGGCTGCCGATCCAGGGCCTGAAGCTGAGCCAGCTGTTCGTGGCCGGCGTGCCCGGCAATGCGTCGGACGTCGCCGTCTGCCAGGCGGTCGCCGGCATCGCCCACAGCCTCGGCCTCGGGCTGGTGGCGGAAGGCGTGGAGAACGAAGAGCAGCGCGCGTTCCTGCTCGCGCTCGGCGTGCCGGTTGGCCAGGGCTTCCTGTTCTCGCCGGGCCTGCCGGCCGACCAGTTCGCGCTGAGCCTTGGAGCACCGGGGACGCGCTAA
- a CDS encoding hydroxymethylglutaryl-CoA lyase — protein sequence MPSRVRIVEVGPRDGLQNEAAIVATADKIALVDRLSATGLQTIEATSFVSPKWVPQLADAADVFAGIARRDGVAYPVLVPNLQGYARARAVGATEVALFTAASEAFNRRNTNAGIDESLERFRPVLAQAADDGVRVRGYVSTVLGCPYQGDVPVAEVVRVARALHAMGCYEISLGDTIGVGTPGKARAMLRAVADAVPMPALAVHFHDTYGQALANVLACLEEGVAVVDAAVSGTGGCPYAKGASGNLATEDLVYMLHGMGIQTGVDLDALADTGRWLAGLLGRESGSRVTRARTAT from the coding sequence CTGCCGTCCCGCGTGCGCATCGTCGAGGTGGGACCGCGCGACGGCCTGCAGAACGAAGCGGCGATCGTCGCCACCGCGGACAAGATCGCGCTGGTCGACCGGCTGTCGGCCACCGGCCTGCAGACGATCGAAGCCACCAGCTTCGTCAGCCCGAAGTGGGTGCCGCAGCTGGCCGATGCCGCGGACGTGTTCGCCGGCATCGCGCGGCGCGATGGCGTGGCCTATCCGGTGCTGGTGCCCAACCTGCAGGGCTACGCGCGCGCGCGCGCCGTCGGCGCCACCGAGGTCGCGCTGTTCACTGCGGCGTCGGAAGCCTTCAACCGCCGCAACACCAACGCCGGCATCGACGAATCGCTGGAACGCTTCCGCCCGGTGCTGGCGCAGGCCGCCGACGACGGCGTGCGCGTGCGCGGCTACGTCTCCACCGTGCTCGGCTGCCCCTACCAGGGCGACGTGCCGGTGGCGGAGGTGGTGCGCGTGGCGCGCGCGCTGCATGCGATGGGCTGCTACGAGATCTCGCTTGGCGACACCATTGGCGTGGGCACCCCGGGCAAGGCGCGCGCGATGCTGCGCGCGGTGGCCGACGCGGTGCCGATGCCTGCGCTCGCGGTGCACTTCCACGACACCTACGGCCAGGCGCTGGCCAACGTGCTGGCCTGCCTGGAGGAAGGCGTGGCGGTGGTCGATGCTGCGGTCTCGGGCACCGGCGGCTGCCCCTATGCGAAGGGCGCCAGCGGCAACCTCGCCACCGAGGACCTGGTGTATATGCTGCACGGCATGGGCATCCAGACCGGAGTCGACCTTGACGCGCTGGCCGACACCGGCCGCTGGCTGGCCGGGTTACTCGGCCGCGAAAGCGGCAGCAGGGTAACGCGGGCGCGCACCGCGACATGA
- a CDS encoding FeoA family protein produces the protein MRLTELPRRERAIVERVESRYDNDHIARRLRELGFVAGEEVQVTAAGPFGAEPLLVQVGYTRFALRRDEAARVVLRNGDARP, from the coding sequence GTGAGGCTGACCGAGCTGCCGCGCCGCGAACGTGCCATCGTCGAGCGCGTCGAGTCGCGATACGACAACGACCACATCGCGCGCCGCCTGCGCGAGCTCGGTTTCGTGGCGGGCGAAGAAGTGCAGGTCACCGCCGCCGGTCCGTTCGGCGCCGAGCCGCTGCTGGTGCAGGTTGGCTACACGCGTTTCGCGCTGCGCCGCGACGAGGCCGCGCGCGTGGTGCTGCGCAACGGCGACGCGCGGCCATGA
- a CDS encoding SDR family NAD(P)-dependent oxidoreductase, which produces MRLQDTRAIVTGGVSGLGLAVATRIVDAGGKVALFDVNDDKGGAAIAALGDANARYFRTDVTSEDGVATNVAAAKDFLGGLDAAINCAGILGAGRVLGREAPMPLQQFSTTVMVNLVGSFNVAKAAAAQMQHNAPGDDGERGVIINTASVAAYEGQIGQAAYSASKGGVVAMTLPMARELARFGIRVNTIAPGIFWTPMVDGMPDDVQASLGASIPFPSRLGRPEEFADLVAYVIGNRYINGETIRLDGAVRLAPK; this is translated from the coding sequence ATGCGGCTCCAGGACACCCGCGCCATCGTCACCGGTGGCGTTTCCGGCCTCGGCCTTGCCGTGGCCACGCGCATCGTCGACGCCGGCGGCAAGGTCGCGCTGTTCGACGTGAATGACGACAAGGGCGGCGCCGCGATCGCCGCGCTCGGCGATGCCAACGCACGCTACTTCCGCACCGACGTCACCAGCGAGGATGGCGTGGCAACCAACGTGGCGGCGGCGAAGGATTTCCTCGGCGGGCTGGACGCGGCGATCAACTGCGCCGGCATCCTCGGCGCCGGCCGCGTGCTCGGCCGCGAGGCACCGATGCCGCTGCAGCAGTTCTCCACAACGGTGATGGTCAACCTGGTCGGCAGCTTCAACGTCGCCAAGGCCGCTGCCGCGCAGATGCAGCACAACGCGCCGGGCGACGACGGCGAGCGCGGCGTGATCATCAACACCGCCTCGGTCGCCGCCTACGAAGGCCAGATCGGCCAGGCCGCCTACTCGGCGTCCAAGGGCGGCGTGGTCGCGATGACCCTGCCGATGGCGCGCGAACTGGCGCGCTTCGGCATCCGCGTGAACACCATCGCGCCCGGCATCTTCTGGACGCCGATGGTCGACGGCATGCCCGATGACGTGCAGGCCTCGCTGGGCGCGTCGATCCCGTTCCCCTCGCGCCTTGGCCGCCCCGAAGAGTTCGCCGACCTGGTCGCGTACGTCATCGGCAACCGCTACATCAACGGCGAAACCATCCGCCTCGACGGCGCCGTGCGCCTCGCACCCAAGTAA
- a CDS encoding acetyl/propionyl/methylcrotonyl-CoA carboxylase subunit alpha gives MLFQKILIANRGEIACRVIRTARRMGIATVAVYSEADADAQHVRLADEAWPIGGPRPQDSYLRGDAILDVAKQSGAQAIHPGYGFLSENADFADAVEAAGIAFIGPKAASMRRMGSKAGAKELMDAAGVPVVPGYTGEGQEPELLQREADRIGYPLMIKAAHGGGGKGMRVVRAAAEFLPALESCQREARNAFGRDRVLLERYIESPRHIEIQVFGDAHGNAIHLNERECSAQRRYQKVLEEAPSPFLTPELRTRMGEAAVLAARAIDYANAGTVEFIVAPSGEFFFMEINTRLQVEHPVTEMVTGLDLVEWQLRVAAGEPLPLAQDAIARNGHAIEVRLYAEDPDAGFLPGSGRLQRLRLPAPSAHVRVDAGVVEGDVVTIFYDPMIAKLIVHDRDRAGALARLRDALADCAIDGPKSNIAFLERLVRHPAVVDGSIDTGYLDRHLDEFIGDDAGAAAGDHDAALLAAATAALLAEEAEARCAAAGSSDPGSPWAIADGWRLGHAGLRRVVLRADGQRHVFEAHGAHGDYRISRDGADSAVAGARLIDGGLSARFDGAGRRYRLDAHAGRLMLHDGRRHWRFERALPYQADLADTAGSGDRIAAPMPGRIVVTRVAPGDSVAQGQELLVMEAMKMELALKAPRDGVVAELRAHEGDFVEADAVLVVLES, from the coding sequence ATGCTCTTCCAGAAAATCCTGATCGCCAACCGCGGCGAAATCGCCTGCCGCGTCATCCGCACCGCGCGGCGCATGGGCATCGCCACGGTGGCGGTGTACTCCGAAGCCGACGCCGACGCGCAGCACGTGCGCCTGGCGGACGAGGCGTGGCCGATCGGTGGGCCGCGGCCGCAGGACAGCTACCTGCGTGGCGACGCGATCCTCGACGTGGCGAAGCAGTCCGGTGCGCAGGCCATCCATCCGGGCTACGGATTCCTCAGCGAGAACGCCGACTTCGCCGACGCGGTCGAGGCCGCCGGCATCGCCTTCATCGGCCCGAAGGCGGCGTCGATGCGCAGGATGGGCAGCAAGGCCGGCGCCAAGGAGCTGATGGACGCCGCGGGCGTGCCGGTGGTGCCCGGCTACACCGGCGAAGGCCAGGAGCCGGAGCTGCTGCAGCGCGAAGCCGACCGCATCGGCTATCCGCTGATGATCAAGGCCGCGCACGGCGGCGGCGGCAAGGGCATGCGCGTGGTGCGCGCGGCCGCGGAGTTCCTGCCGGCGCTGGAAAGCTGCCAGCGCGAGGCGCGCAATGCCTTCGGCCGCGACCGCGTGCTGCTGGAGCGCTACATCGAATCGCCGCGGCACATCGAGATCCAGGTGTTCGGCGACGCGCACGGCAACGCCATCCATCTCAACGAACGCGAGTGCTCCGCGCAGCGCCGCTACCAGAAGGTGCTCGAGGAGGCGCCCTCGCCGTTCCTCACGCCGGAATTGCGTACGCGCATGGGCGAGGCCGCGGTGCTGGCCGCGCGCGCCATCGACTACGCCAACGCCGGCACGGTGGAGTTCATCGTCGCGCCGTCGGGCGAGTTCTTCTTCATGGAGATCAACACCCGGCTGCAGGTCGAACACCCCGTCACCGAGATGGTCACCGGCCTGGACCTGGTGGAGTGGCAGCTGCGCGTGGCCGCGGGCGAGCCGCTGCCGCTGGCGCAGGACGCGATTGCTCGCAACGGCCATGCGATCGAGGTGCGGCTGTACGCCGAGGACCCCGACGCCGGCTTCCTGCCCGGCTCCGGCCGCCTGCAGCGCCTGCGCCTGCCCGCACCGTCGGCTCACGTGCGTGTCGATGCCGGCGTCGTGGAGGGCGACGTGGTGACGATCTTCTACGACCCGATGATCGCCAAGCTGATCGTCCATGACCGCGACCGCGCCGGCGCGCTGGCGCGGCTGCGCGACGCGCTGGCGGACTGCGCGATCGATGGCCCGAAGTCGAACATCGCCTTCCTCGAACGCCTGGTCCGCCACCCGGCGGTGGTCGACGGCAGCATCGACACCGGCTACCTCGACCGCCACCTGGACGAGTTCATCGGCGACGACGCCGGCGCCGCTGCCGGCGACCACGATGCCGCCCTGCTCGCCGCCGCCACCGCCGCGCTCCTTGCCGAAGAAGCCGAGGCGCGCTGCGCCGCCGCCGGCAGCAGCGACCCCGGCTCGCCCTGGGCGATCGCCGACGGCTGGCGCCTGGGCCACGCCGGCCTGCGCCGCGTGGTGCTGCGCGCCGACGGCCAGCGCCATGTGTTCGAGGCGCATGGTGCGCACGGCGACTACCGCATCAGCCGCGATGGCGCGGACAGCGCGGTGGCCGGGGCGCGCCTGATCGACGGCGGCCTGTCGGCGCGCTTCGACGGTGCCGGCCGGCGCTACCGGCTCGATGCCCACGCAGGCCGCCTGATGCTCCACGACGGGCGTCGCCACTGGCGCTTCGAGCGCGCCCTCCCCTACCAGGCCGACCTGGCCGACACCGCCGGCTCGGGAGACCGTATCGCGGCACCGATGCCCGGGCGTATTGTCGTCACCAGGGTAGCCCCGGGGGACAGCGTGGCGCAGGGACAGGAACTGCTGGTCATGGAGGCGATGAAGATGGAGCTCGCGCTCAAGGCGCCGCGCGACGGTGTCGTAGCCGAGCTGCGCGCGCACGAAGGCGACTTCGTCGAGGCCGATGCGGTGCTGGTGGTCCTGGAGTCCTGA
- a CDS encoding DUF6587 family protein — MDAGLAVQYVVVALVVLLAAWMALRRQFPGTTRRLRIAIALPLVRDGRPAWMRRLGLRIAPAGSGGGAACGNTSCGGCG, encoded by the coding sequence ATGGATGCCGGTCTCGCCGTGCAATACGTGGTCGTGGCGCTGGTGGTCCTGCTCGCCGCCTGGATGGCGCTGCGCCGGCAGTTTCCCGGCACCACGCGTCGCCTGCGCATCGCGATCGCGCTGCCGCTGGTGCGCGACGGGCGGCCGGCGTGGATGCGGCGCCTCGGCCTGCGCATCGCGCCTGCGGGCAGTGGCGGCGGCGCGGCCTGCGGCAACACGTCATGTGGTGGCTGCGGTTGA
- a CDS encoding ferrous iron transporter B has product MSADARALPRLALVGNPNCGKTALFNQLTGSRQKVANYTGVTVERKEGRLIAPSGRQYAVLDLPGAYSLHPSSLDEAITRDLCRGFYPGEPVPDAIVCVIDATNLRLHLRFALEVRELGLPMVIALNMADAAARRGVVIDRAALEAELGVPVVETVAVQHDGAVALVERIEAMTAAPRPPHVRLGGTDTAVDSDALHAETRRLLALAVTMPTRTARLDDSLDRWLLHPVFGLLTLAVVMFLIFQAVYAWATPVMDLIEAGTAWLGEAVAAVMPDGPLQSLLVDGIIAGLGGVVVFLPQILVLFAFILALEESGYLPRAAFLLDRMMAAAGLSGRSFIPLLSSFACAVPGIMSTRSIQDPRDRIATIMVAPLMTCSARLPVYALLIGAFIPTREVAGMFNLQGLVLFALYMAGIVSALAVSWIMKRWRRDKGEHPLLLELPSYRVPHPRDLLIGLYERGMIFLKRVGGIIFALTVLLWVLLSFPAPPVDAIGSAIDYSFAGRIGHALASVFAPIGFNWQICIALIPGLAAREVAVSALATVYALSAVDDEAASQALLPIISDGWSLATGLSLLVWFIYAPQCIATWAAIRRETGSWKLMAINAVFLFLLAYLASFATYQITVALGGG; this is encoded by the coding sequence ATGAGCGCCGACGCCAGGGCGCTGCCGCGGCTGGCGCTGGTCGGCAACCCGAATTGCGGCAAGACCGCGCTGTTCAACCAGCTGACCGGCAGCCGGCAGAAGGTCGCCAACTACACGGGCGTCACCGTCGAGCGCAAGGAAGGCCGCCTGATCGCGCCGTCCGGGCGCCAGTACGCGGTGCTCGACCTGCCCGGCGCCTACAGCCTGCATCCCTCGAGCCTGGACGAGGCGATCACCCGCGACCTGTGTCGCGGCTTCTATCCCGGCGAGCCGGTGCCCGACGCCATCGTCTGCGTGATCGACGCCACCAACCTGCGCCTGCACCTGCGCTTCGCGCTGGAAGTGCGCGAGCTCGGACTGCCGATGGTGATCGCGCTCAACATGGCCGACGCCGCCGCACGCCGCGGCGTGGTGATCGATCGCGCCGCACTGGAGGCCGAGCTTGGTGTGCCAGTGGTGGAGACCGTGGCCGTGCAGCACGACGGTGCCGTGGCGCTGGTCGAACGGATCGAAGCGATGACCGCGGCGCCGCGGCCGCCCCACGTTCGCCTGGGTGGCACCGACACGGCGGTCGACAGCGACGCGCTGCACGCGGAAACCCGGCGCCTGCTGGCACTCGCGGTCACCATGCCCACGCGCACCGCACGCCTCGACGACAGCCTGGACCGGTGGCTGCTGCACCCGGTGTTCGGGCTGCTGACGCTGGCGGTGGTGATGTTCCTGATCTTCCAGGCGGTGTACGCCTGGGCCACGCCGGTGATGGACCTGATCGAAGCCGGCACCGCGTGGCTGGGCGAGGCGGTCGCCGCGGTCATGCCGGATGGTCCGCTGCAGAGCCTGCTGGTCGACGGCATCATCGCCGGGCTGGGCGGGGTGGTGGTGTTCCTGCCGCAGATCCTGGTGCTGTTCGCCTTCATCCTCGCGCTGGAGGAATCCGGCTACCTGCCGCGCGCGGCGTTCCTGCTCGACCGCATGATGGCGGCGGCGGGCCTCTCCGGCCGCTCCTTCATCCCGCTGCTGTCGAGCTTCGCCTGCGCGGTGCCGGGCATCATGTCCACGCGCTCCATCCAGGACCCGCGCGACCGCATCGCCACGATCATGGTGGCGCCGCTGATGACCTGCTCGGCGCGGCTGCCGGTGTATGCGCTGCTCATCGGCGCCTTCATCCCCACTCGCGAAGTCGCCGGCATGTTCAACCTGCAGGGCCTGGTGCTGTTCGCGCTGTACATGGCCGGCATCGTCAGTGCGCTGGCGGTGTCGTGGATCATGAAGCGCTGGCGCCGCGACAAGGGCGAGCATCCGCTGCTGCTGGAGCTGCCGTCGTACCGGGTGCCGCACCCGCGCGACCTGCTGATCGGGCTCTACGAGCGCGGCATGATCTTCCTCAAGCGCGTCGGCGGCATCATCTTCGCGCTCACCGTGCTGCTGTGGGTGCTGCTGTCGTTCCCGGCGCCGCCGGTCGACGCCATCGGCTCGGCCATCGACTACAGCTTTGCCGGCCGCATTGGCCACGCGCTGGCCTCGGTGTTCGCCCCGATCGGCTTCAACTGGCAGATCTGCATCGCGCTGATCCCGGGCCTGGCCGCGCGCGAGGTCGCGGTGTCCGCGCTGGCCACCGTGTACGCGCTGTCCGCCGTGGACGACGAAGCCGCCAGCCAGGCCCTGCTGCCGATCATCAGCGACGGCTGGTCGCTCGCCACCGGCCTGTCCCTGCTGGTGTGGTTCATCTACGCGCCGCAGTGCATCGCCACCTGGGCGGCCATCCGTCGCGAGACCGGTTCGTGGAAGCTCATGGCCATCAACGCGGTGTTCCTGTTCCTGCTGGCGTACCTGGCGTCGTTCGCCACCTATCAGATCACCGTGGCGCTGGGCGGCGGCTGA
- a CDS encoding polymer-forming cytoskeletal protein → MAIFNPQGSAKKDTTLPFGNSNSQADTPVREPTPAIADFAPVQTPTPTPRVPAQPQLKESLIAADLTIEGKISGSGHVRIAGKFKGDVNVEGDLTIESGAKLNGGVRAQRVTVAGELEGNIESASRVELQQSSVLMGDVKAGTLTVAAGARIRGNVECGWGDGDAPAKDDKGKKDASKAGLDLVS, encoded by the coding sequence ATGGCCATTTTCAACCCGCAAGGCTCCGCCAAGAAAGACACCACGCTGCCGTTCGGCAACAGCAACAGCCAGGCCGACACGCCGGTGCGCGAGCCCACTCCCGCGATCGCCGACTTCGCTCCGGTGCAGACGCCCACGCCGACCCCGCGCGTGCCGGCGCAGCCGCAGCTCAAGGAATCGCTGATCGCGGCCGACCTGACCATCGAGGGCAAGATCTCCGGCAGCGGCCATGTGCGCATCGCCGGCAAGTTCAAGGGCGACGTGAACGTCGAAGGCGACCTGACCATCGAGAGCGGCGCCAAGCTCAACGGTGGCGTGCGCGCGCAGCGCGTCACGGTGGCCGGCGAGCTGGAAGGCAACATCGAGTCGGCGTCGCGCGTGGAGCTGCAGCAGTCGTCGGTCCTGATGGGCGACGTCAAGGCGGGCACGCTGACGGTCGCGGCCGGCGCGCGCATCCGCGGCAACGTGGAGTGCGGTTGGGGCGACGGCGATGCGCCGGCCAAGGACGACAAGGGCAAGAAGGACGCTTCGAAGGCCGGGCTCGACCTGGTCTCGTGA
- a CDS encoding enoyl-CoA hydratase-related protein produces MPAPLTLTRHGAVARLCLDRPTLHNAFDAALIAELTAALDALAGDAGVRVVVLEGRGASFSAGADLNWMRAMAAADEGANRDDALALARLMRTLDRLPKPTIARVHGAAFGGGVGLVACCDIAIGVPEAKFGLTESRLGLLPAVISPYVIAAIGSRQARRWFATAEIFDAAEALRIGLLHQLVPADELDAAVDRQVALLLKAAPFASADAKRLVREVATATDADRLDHDNAALIAALRVSPEGQEGLAAFLDKRAPGWVE; encoded by the coding sequence ATGCCGGCACCCCTGACACTTACGCGGCATGGTGCCGTGGCACGCCTGTGCCTGGACCGTCCGACGCTGCACAACGCGTTCGATGCCGCGCTGATCGCCGAACTCACCGCCGCGCTCGACGCGCTGGCTGGCGACGCCGGGGTGCGCGTGGTGGTGCTGGAAGGCCGCGGCGCCTCGTTCTCCGCCGGCGCCGACCTCAACTGGATGCGCGCCATGGCCGCGGCCGACGAAGGCGCGAACCGCGACGATGCCCTCGCCCTGGCGCGGCTGATGCGCACCCTGGACCGCCTGCCCAAGCCGACCATCGCGCGCGTGCACGGCGCGGCGTTTGGCGGCGGCGTGGGCCTGGTGGCCTGCTGCGACATCGCCATCGGCGTGCCGGAGGCGAAGTTCGGCCTGACCGAAAGCCGCCTGGGCCTGCTGCCGGCGGTGATCTCGCCCTACGTCATCGCCGCGATCGGCAGCCGCCAGGCGCGGCGCTGGTTTGCCACGGCCGAGATCTTCGATGCCGCCGAGGCGCTGCGCATCGGCCTGCTGCACCAGCTGGTACCCGCCGACGAGCTGGATGCCGCCGTCGATCGTCAGGTGGCGCTGCTGCTGAAGGCCGCGCCATTCGCGTCCGCCGATGCCAAGCGCCTGGTGCGTGAAGTCGCCACCGCAACCGATGCCGACCGCCTCGACCACGACAACGCCGCGCTGATCGCCGCCCTGCGCGTGTCGCCGGAAGGCCAGGAAGGCCTGGCCGCCTTTCTCGACAAGCGCGCGCCGGGGTGGGTGGAGTAG
- a CDS encoding GxxExxY protein codes for MDADMTGLMHRRVSKQVIGAFFDTYNELGHGFLESVYEQALAIRLHECGLRAERQVPVEVRFHNHLVGEFRTDVLVEGCLLVEIKAARSLTDAHEAQLLNYLKATRIRVGLLLNFGPRPEFRRRVFS; via the coding sequence ATGGATGCGGACATGACGGGGCTGATGCATCGCAGGGTCAGCAAGCAGGTGATCGGGGCTTTCTTTGATACGTATAACGAGTTGGGGCACGGGTTTTTGGAGAGCGTGTACGAGCAGGCACTTGCGATTCGCCTGCATGAATGTGGACTGCGAGCGGAACGGCAGGTCCCCGTCGAGGTGCGGTTCCACAACCACCTGGTGGGCGAATTCCGCACGGACGTTCTAGTCGAGGGTTGCCTGCTCGTCGAAATCAAAGCAGCACGCTCCCTGACTGATGCCCACGAAGCGCAGCTGCTCAACTACCTCAAAGCGACGCGCATCCGCGTGGGCCTCCTCCTCAACTTCGGTCCCCGCCCCGAATTCCGCAGGCGCGTTTTCTCATAG